Proteins encoded within one genomic window of Nonomuraea gerenzanensis:
- a CDS encoding ADP-ribosylglycohydrolase family protein, giving the protein MSAHLPARAAASLHGLALGDAFGSQFFVPANRPVLSSRLLPPAPWQWTDDTEMACSIYRVLADHGTIDQDELATSFATRHDFDRGYGPATNRMLRLVREGADWRALSAGLFDGKGSWGNGAAMRVAPLGAWFADDLAEVVHQATLSAQVTHTHPEAVAGAVAVAVATAVAVSDPGLPAGHFLDRVSGHVPASMVRDGIAEARQLLTISDPTLAARMLGNGRQVSAHDTVPFTLWVAARERHDVETAMWTTAAAGGDVDTTCAIVGGIVAASGSTRLPPQWRGSCEPLPSWAGAPPLAHEPGRCSR; this is encoded by the coding sequence ATGTCAGCTCATCTCCCTGCACGAGCCGCAGCCTCACTTCATGGCTTGGCTCTCGGCGACGCCTTCGGCTCCCAGTTCTTCGTCCCGGCCAATCGACCCGTCCTCTCTTCTCGCCTCCTTCCGCCCGCCCCGTGGCAGTGGACGGACGACACCGAAATGGCGTGCTCCATCTACCGCGTCCTGGCCGACCACGGCACCATCGACCAGGACGAACTCGCCACGAGCTTCGCCACCCGTCATGACTTCGACCGCGGATACGGCCCGGCGACAAACCGGATGCTCCGGCTGGTACGTGAAGGAGCCGACTGGCGGGCGCTCTCCGCGGGGCTTTTCGACGGCAAGGGCTCGTGGGGCAACGGCGCCGCGATGCGGGTGGCGCCACTCGGTGCCTGGTTCGCCGACGACCTGGCCGAAGTCGTCCATCAGGCCACCCTGTCGGCGCAGGTCACCCATACTCATCCCGAAGCGGTGGCCGGCGCCGTCGCCGTCGCGGTGGCCACAGCCGTAGCCGTCAGCGACCCCGGTCTGCCTGCCGGGCACTTCCTCGATCGCGTCAGCGGGCACGTGCCCGCGAGCATGGTCCGTGACGGGATCGCCGAGGCCCGGCAGCTCCTCACCATCAGCGACCCCACGCTGGCCGCCCGGATGCTCGGCAACGGGCGACAGGTCTCCGCGCACGACACGGTGCCGTTCACCCTCTGGGTGGCAGCCCGTGAACGCCATGACGTCGAGACGGCCATGTGGACCACGGCGGCGGCCGGCGGGGATGTCGACACCACGTGCGCCATCGTCGGCGGCATCGTCGCGGCTTCCGGAAGCACCCGCCTCCCGCCGCAGTGGAGAGGGAGCTGCGAGCCGCTACCGAGCTGGGCAGGCGCCCCGCCGCTCGCCCATGAACCTGGCCGCTGTAGTCGATAG